A region of Fibrobacter succinogenes subsp. succinogenes S85 DNA encodes the following proteins:
- the infC gene encoding translation initiation factor IF-3, which yields MPNRPSDGTRINEDIHISPIRLVKEDGEAIIIETSKALQMAKDAGLDLVEVSPNAKPPVCRIINYGKYKFEQLKKAKAAKAKQHVVKLKEIKMHPKTAENDYQYRIKQAGEFLQDGMKVKLIMQFRGREMAHMDYGKRLMERAKEDLAPFGDLEMDSRVEGNTMLSIYGPKRGAGKKQDQAPKPVTEPKAAGEA from the coding sequence ATGCCCAACCGTCCCAGCGATGGGACCCGTATCAACGAAGATATCCATATCTCTCCGATTCGTCTCGTGAAAGAAGATGGCGAAGCTATCATCATCGAGACGAGCAAGGCATTGCAGATGGCGAAAGACGCCGGACTGGACCTTGTGGAAGTCTCCCCGAATGCTAAGCCGCCTGTCTGCCGCATCATCAACTACGGCAAGTACAAGTTCGAACAACTGAAGAAGGCTAAGGCTGCAAAGGCCAAGCAGCACGTGGTGAAGCTCAAGGAAATCAAGATGCATCCGAAGACTGCCGAGAACGACTACCAGTACCGCATCAAGCAGGCTGGCGAGTTCTTGCAGGACGGTATGAAGGTGAAACTTATCATGCAGTTCCGTGGACGCGAAATGGCGCACATGGACTACGGCAAGCGCCTTATGGAACGCGCCAAGGAAGACTTGGCTCCGTTTGGCGATTTGGAAATGGATTCGCGGGTGGAAGGCAACACAATGCTTTCTATCTACGGTCCAAAACGTGGTGCCGGTAAGAAACAAGACCAGGCACCGAAGCCCGTAACCGAGCCAAAGGCAGCAGGTGAGGCTTAA
- a CDS encoding M16 family metallopeptidase: protein MKQNIKQTVLENGITILTDYMPHAYSAAVGVWVPRGSRHEASDEFGLSHFYEHLVFKGTENRTALEIAHAIEDRGGNLEAYTTRQETGFYAQVESSDMPLAIDVISDMLMHPRFDKKEMEKERHVIIEEVHSYDDIPEELVGDIFNAIHFKGCGLAHSITGNVKQVQALTRKQMLKYGHQVTDEIPLYVCASGKVKHEELVELCAKKFEQKKINGITPEDIYTPNQGIKIVQKSDITQSNLFWGLSFDRSQMSDRDRSAFSLFNVAMGAGMASRLFQKIREDKGLAYSVYSTADLYKDCVDWGISLATEPHQLKTALALSIAEVKKFLRHGFIKDELERTKTNILGGLHLGADSPEKRVIRMAEQTLHLGEFHTMEYAEKQIRSITEDEVLATVNRLLSTAKYSIAVVEPKSKKKTVLDVDLF from the coding sequence ATGAAACAAAACATCAAACAGACAGTCCTCGAAAACGGAATTACCATTTTAACAGATTACATGCCGCACGCCTATTCTGCAGCCGTCGGCGTTTGGGTCCCGCGTGGGAGTCGCCACGAAGCAAGCGATGAATTCGGGCTCAGCCATTTTTACGAGCACCTCGTTTTCAAGGGAACCGAGAACCGCACCGCACTTGAAATTGCGCATGCAATCGAAGACCGCGGCGGGAATCTCGAAGCGTACACGACACGCCAAGAAACAGGCTTTTACGCGCAAGTTGAAAGCAGCGATATGCCGCTTGCCATCGACGTGATTTCGGACATGCTCATGCACCCGCGCTTCGACAAGAAAGAAATGGAAAAGGAGCGCCACGTCATCATCGAGGAAGTCCACAGCTACGACGACATCCCCGAAGAACTCGTGGGCGACATCTTCAATGCGATTCATTTCAAGGGTTGTGGTCTTGCACATTCCATCACCGGAAACGTGAAGCAAGTTCAAGCTCTTACGCGCAAGCAAATGCTCAAGTACGGGCATCAAGTCACCGACGAAATCCCGCTTTACGTTTGCGCTTCGGGTAAAGTCAAGCACGAAGAACTCGTAGAACTTTGTGCTAAAAAATTCGAACAAAAAAAGATTAACGGAATAACACCCGAAGACATCTACACGCCAAATCAAGGCATCAAGATTGTACAGAAAAGCGACATTACGCAATCGAACCTTTTCTGGGGTTTAAGCTTTGACCGTTCGCAGATGAGCGACCGTGACCGCAGCGCGTTTTCGCTTTTCAATGTGGCTATGGGCGCAGGCATGGCATCGCGCTTGTTCCAAAAAATCCGCGAAGACAAAGGTCTTGCCTACTCCGTGTACTCTACCGCAGACCTTTACAAGGACTGCGTGGACTGGGGCATTTCGCTTGCGACCGAGCCGCACCAGCTCAAGACCGCCCTTGCGCTTTCCATCGCCGAAGTCAAGAAGTTCCTGCGTCACGGGTTCATCAAGGATGAACTCGAACGCACCAAGACGAATATCCTCGGCGGACTCCACCTCGGTGCAGACAGTCCCGAAAAGCGCGTAATCCGCATGGCGGAACAGACGCTCCACCTCGGCGAGTTCCACACCATGGAATACGCCGAAAAGCAAATACGTTCCATCACCGAAGACGAAGTCCTCGCAACCGTCAACCGTTTGCTCAGCACGGCAAAATATTCCATCGCCGTCGTCGAACCCAAGAGCAAAAAGAAGACCGTCCTCGACGTGGATTTGTTCTAG
- the rplT gene encoding 50S ribosomal protein L20, producing MPRAKTRVPSRERRKKILKAAKGYYGRRKSNLRLAIDAVAHAGQYAYAHRRDKKGDFRSLWITRLNAAVREFGISYSQFIYKLSKANINMNRKVLADLAVADPAAFAKVVEIVKAA from the coding sequence ATGCCACGCGCAAAAACTAGAGTTCCTTCCCGCGAACGCCGCAAAAAAATCCTCAAGGCCGCCAAGGGTTACTATGGCCGCCGCAAGTCGAACCTTCGCCTTGCTATTGACGCCGTTGCCCACGCTGGTCAGTATGCCTATGCACACCGCCGCGACAAGAAGGGTGATTTCCGCTCTCTGTGGATCACTCGCTTGAACGCTGCTGTTCGTGAATTCGGCATCAGCTATAGCCAGTTCATTTACAAGCTTTCCAAGGCTAACATCAACATGAACCGCAAGGTTCTCGCTGACTTGGCCGTCGCCGATCCGGCAGCATTTGCTAAGGTCGTCGAAATCGTGAAGGCTGCTTAA
- a CDS encoding CopG family antitoxin, with protein sequence MKKEYDFSKMKAVKNPYAKVLKKQITIRLNVETIDYFKNMAEELGIPYQVLMDSYLTDCANAKRKLKISWK encoded by the coding sequence ATGAAGAAAGAATATGATTTTTCAAAAATGAAGGCGGTGAAGAACCCGTATGCCAAAGTTCTCAAGAAGCAAATTACAATCAGGCTGAATGTTGAAACTATCGACTATTTCAAGAATATGGCCGAGGAACTTGGCATTCCGTATCAGGTACTGATGGATTCTTATTTGACGGATTGCGCGAACGCCAAACGCAAGTTGAAAATCTCGTGGAAGTGA
- the rpmI gene encoding 50S ribosomal protein L35, protein MPKMKTHSGAKKRFRVTGSGHVKFKRAGMRHIQAKMNTKRKRNLRKGALVKKVDTYHVKRLLVVA, encoded by the coding sequence ATGCCTAAGATGAAAACTCACAGCGGTGCTAAGAAGCGCTTCCGCGTGACTGGTTCCGGCCATGTCAAGTTCAAGCGCGCTGGTATGCGCCACATTCAAGCTAAGATGAACACTAAGCGTAAGCGTAACCTTCGTAAGGGCGCTCTCGTTAAGAAAGTCGATACCTATCATGTCAAGCGTCTGCTTGTCGTAGCATAA
- a CDS encoding BrnT family toxin: protein MQIEFAWDEKKNAINQKKHDVSFEEAKTCFEDEYARVFFDVEHSAQEDRSILIGLSSCLRTLVVIFTEWNGLNPNVLVNRIISARKATKKEFQYYWNARKGECL, encoded by the coding sequence ATGCAAATAGAATTCGCGTGGGATGAAAAGAAAAATGCGATTAATCAAAAGAAGCATGATGTTTCATTTGAGGAGGCTAAAACTTGCTTTGAAGATGAATATGCGAGGGTGTTCTTTGATGTGGAACATTCAGCACAGGAAGATAGGTCTATTCTTATAGGGCTGTCGTCTTGTTTAAGAACTCTAGTTGTCATCTTTACTGAATGGAATGGTTTGAATCCCAATGTTTTGGTTAATCGTATAATCAGTGCTCGGAAAGCTACAAAGAAGGAATTTCAATATTATTGGAACGCGAGAAAAGGAGAATGCTTATGA